In Deferribacter autotrophicus, a single genomic region encodes these proteins:
- a CDS encoding SoxR reducing system RseC family protein: MGKYATACGKVISKKQDGKVVVALTPSVGCGNCKSKESCATAHGKSHHFELQTDMNVKVGDMVEIGIPKKSVYTNGLLVYIMPVIMLFLGALLGTVLDKNFATNFATPLFSISFLVIYFIILKLLTKNKENKLIIIKILS; the protein is encoded by the coding sequence ATGGGTAAATATGCAACCGCCTGTGGAAAAGTAATAAGTAAAAAACAAGATGGAAAAGTAGTTGTAGCTCTTACTCCTTCAGTTGGATGTGGTAATTGTAAATCAAAGGAATCCTGTGCTACTGCTCATGGGAAATCACATCATTTTGAGTTACAAACTGACATGAACGTGAAAGTGGGAGATATGGTAGAAATAGGAATACCTAAAAAAAGTGTTTATACTAATGGGCTACTTGTTTATATCATGCCTGTAATAATGCTATTTCTAGGCGCCCTGTTAGGAACAGTTCTTGACAAAAACTTTGCTACTAATTTTGCAACACCACTTTTTTCAATTAGTTTTTTAGTAATTTACTTTATAATTTTAAAATTACTGACAAAAAATAAAGAGAATAAACTGATAATTATAAAGATTTTATCTTAA
- a CDS encoding DUF302 domain-containing protein: MSYYFSKTIDKDFDKAVLSVKKSLKEEGFGVLFELDMQKTFKEKIGAEMNKYLILGVCNPNFGFKALQTEPNIGTMIPCNVVVRELTDKKVEISAINPVAQMSIVDNEELINLAKEIQKKLSKIIHQLE; the protein is encoded by the coding sequence ATGAGTTATTATTTTAGCAAAACAATCGATAAAGATTTTGATAAAGCTGTTTTGAGTGTAAAAAAGTCTTTGAAAGAAGAAGGTTTTGGAGTTCTATTCGAACTGGATATGCAAAAGACATTTAAAGAAAAAATAGGAGCAGAAATGAACAAATATTTAATTTTAGGGGTCTGTAATCCAAATTTTGGTTTCAAAGCTTTGCAAACAGAACCAAACATTGGAACTATGATACCTTGTAATGTTGTGGTTAGAGAATTAACTGATAAAAAAGTAGAAATTTCTGCAATTAATCCTGTTGCTCAGATGAGCATAGTTGATAATGAAGAACTGATTAATTTAGCAAAGGAAATTCAAAAAAAATTAAGCAAAATCATACATCAATTAGAGTAA